Proteins encoded by one window of Marixanthomonas sp. SCSIO 43207:
- a CDS encoding capsule assembly Wzi family protein produces the protein MNFVSKVSTLLIFLTATTAGLSQVEFETTLSTSGYYSTEDELPFWMITNKNGALSSQTDGIFQGGTKVLYDYSENNKAKLSAGVSFFLRNGVEDRLQRDEVYIQFENTWLRAIVGAKNSEDRFQGLSVVDNNFLISGNARAIPGVLVETTKPISIFENFGIEGGIGHYELNDNRVTKNTMIHYKKLYINWGIGNKSTLRFGIEHYAQWGGTSPEFGKQKQAFSDFLNVFFAKNSLESTNDNERLNALGNHLGIYNLEYTYAPTIGEFKLYHQHPFEDGSGTALKNFPDGIWGFYYKPNQEDYTGFLKGIVLEYFQTVSQSGRFGRSGRDNYFNNGIYMTGWRYDKSIIGFPFFDNTSITQLIENNRIRGAHIGMLGSIKNIDLLGKISVSENFGSYSQPFSSKENRAYVFLKTTYNFEKLGKVSLEFGYDYNDEQNDKSGVGLSYSYTF, from the coding sequence ATGAACTTTGTTTCAAAAGTTTCCACACTCCTCATTTTTTTAACGGCAACAACAGCGGGTCTTTCTCAAGTAGAATTTGAAACCACCCTCTCAACATCAGGATATTATTCTACCGAAGATGAACTTCCCTTTTGGATGATTACCAATAAAAACGGAGCACTATCCTCACAAACCGATGGAATTTTTCAAGGCGGAACGAAAGTTTTATATGATTATTCTGAAAATAACAAAGCAAAACTATCTGCCGGAGTTAGTTTTTTTCTTCGCAATGGAGTAGAAGACAGGCTTCAAAGAGATGAAGTATACATACAATTTGAAAACACTTGGTTACGAGCAATCGTAGGGGCAAAAAACTCGGAGGATCGTTTTCAAGGACTCTCAGTAGTTGATAACAACTTTTTAATTTCCGGAAATGCACGAGCCATCCCTGGAGTTTTAGTTGAAACAACAAAACCTATTTCAATATTTGAAAATTTTGGAATAGAAGGAGGAATAGGGCACTACGAATTGAATGATAATCGTGTTACCAAGAATACGATGATTCACTATAAAAAACTATACATAAATTGGGGTATAGGCAATAAAAGCACGCTTAGATTTGGGATTGAGCATTATGCTCAATGGGGAGGCACTTCCCCAGAATTCGGAAAACAAAAACAAGCATTTTCAGATTTTTTAAATGTTTTTTTTGCAAAAAATTCATTAGAGAGTACAAACGATAACGAAAGATTAAATGCATTAGGTAATCATTTAGGCATTTATAATCTGGAATATACATATGCACCGACAATAGGGGAATTTAAACTCTACCACCAACATCCATTTGAAGATGGCTCAGGAACAGCCTTAAAAAACTTTCCTGATGGAATTTGGGGTTTTTATTACAAACCAAATCAAGAAGACTATACAGGGTTTTTAAAAGGAATCGTACTGGAATATTTTCAAACAGTAAGCCAAAGTGGGAGATTTGGGCGTAGCGGTCGCGATAATTATTTTAACAATGGAATTTATATGACTGGATGGCGCTATGATAAAAGTATTATAGGATTTCCTTTTTTTGATAATACATCAATTACTCAATTAATCGAAAACAATAGGATAAGAGGAGCTCATATAGGAATGTTGGGTTCTATTAAAAATATTGATCTTTTAGGAAAAATTTCTGTTTCTGAAAATTTCGGTTCATATTCTCAACCTTTTTCATCTAAAGAAAATAGAGCATATGTTTTTTTAAAAACAACATATAATTTTGAAAAACTAGGAAAAGTATCGTTAGAATTTGGTTACGATTATAATGACGAGCAAAATGATAAATCAGGGGTTGGATTAAGTTATAGTTATACTTTTTAA
- a CDS encoding glycosyltransferase produces the protein MMISILLPYHKPGGGSDGPLQSIIGVCDLLKEKYAIQIITEYTDVKNTAIEDSVKNHKIVTVQQFKYSTLLPILNSSEIVWINSVYSIPSSFIPLLTLLYSKRTTILISTRGQLLSGSINLKKRAYLQLYKLLLKVTQKPVYIHYSTEEEKKHSYSVFKSFKSLIFADPLKNTFLSTKLENSQSSSFIIGFLGRIASIKNIEFIINIMPHLPHHIIFHIYGVETEMVYKKKLDRLIVNQGLESRVFFKGPYVYNQLAEVYQQIDLAVIPSISESFCYSFFEAIENNTPVIGSNGLPWQGANDYVLNTILPLKPDIWVKNINEIILLSQESLEKRQFKLEEFYKFVLNTSIKNLSNSFRNLIYNR, from the coding sequence ATGATGATTAGTATTTTACTGCCTTATCATAAACCCGGTGGTGGTTCAGATGGTCCTTTACAGTCCATAATTGGAGTTTGTGATCTCTTGAAAGAAAAGTATGCTATTCAAATCATAACTGAATACACAGACGTCAAAAACACTGCAATTGAAGATAGCGTAAAAAATCACAAGATTGTCACTGTACAGCAATTTAAGTACAGCACACTTTTACCTATTTTAAACTCAAGTGAAATAGTTTGGATAAATTCGGTTTATAGTATCCCGTCTTCTTTTATCCCACTTCTTACCTTACTTTATTCAAAGAGAACTACAATTTTAATAAGCACAAGAGGTCAATTGCTTTCAGGCTCTATAAATTTGAAAAAACGCGCTTATTTACAATTGTATAAATTGCTATTAAAAGTAACACAAAAGCCGGTTTATATTCATTATTCAACAGAAGAGGAAAAAAAACACTCTTATTCAGTTTTTAAAAGCTTTAAAAGTTTAATTTTTGCAGACCCATTAAAGAATACATTTTTAAGTACTAAACTTGAAAATTCACAATCTTCCAGTTTTATAATTGGTTTTTTAGGACGAATAGCTTCCATAAAAAATATTGAATTTATTATAAATATAATGCCTCATTTGCCCCACCATATAATATTTCATATCTATGGGGTAGAAACTGAAATGGTATATAAGAAAAAATTGGATAGGTTAATTGTAAATCAAGGCTTAGAATCCAGGGTTTTCTTTAAAGGACCGTATGTTTACAATCAACTTGCTGAGGTTTATCAGCAAATAGATTTGGCCGTAATTCCCTCCATATCAGAAAGTTTTTGTTATTCTTTTTTTGAGGCTATTGAAAACAATACACCGGTAATTGGAAGTAACGGATTGCCTTGGCAGGGTGCCAACGATTATGTTTTAAACACGATTTTACCTTTAAAACCAGATATTTGGGTTAAAAACATAAATGAAATAATTCTTTTATCTCAAGAATCTCTTGAAAAAAGACAATTTAAGCTAGAAGAGTTTTATAAATTTGTCCTCAATACATCTATTAAAAATTTATCAAATTCTTTCCGTAACTTAATCTATAATCGTTAA
- a CDS encoding sulfotransferase, protein MRKQDQELSKKYKKNKRFEHVVSSLNEQLFHSQQNILENLEEKHPSIHILGAPRSGTTLLSQLIPSYLPVGHINNLIATFWKAPIYGIELSKKLIQQEYQSNFTSDFGRTSAINEPHEFGYFWNYHLQYDDLTQKLKSHEKNIDWLQLSTVIKNMTHSFQKPIVFKSFLLGFHAKLFYETLPKSCFIYVKRNIVDNALSIIKLREKLNGDKNLWGSIKPKQYPQLKNLTVYEQVIGQILCLEHEYLEQLETIPQKNKLICNYEDICNDPTSFLEMVNQKFLTNSEIPIKNISPFKINKRQINVDDKKEILSAIDKIHNLYPNLKTI, encoded by the coding sequence ATGCGTAAACAAGATCAAGAACTTTCAAAAAAATATAAAAAAAATAAACGTTTTGAACATGTAGTATCATCATTGAATGAGCAACTGTTTCATTCTCAACAAAATATCTTAGAAAACCTTGAAGAAAAGCACCCTAGTATACACATTTTAGGCGCACCAAGATCTGGAACCACACTTTTGTCCCAGTTAATCCCATCTTATTTACCGGTTGGTCACATTAATAACCTTATAGCCACATTTTGGAAAGCTCCCATATATGGAATCGAACTTTCAAAAAAACTTATCCAACAAGAGTACCAAAGTAATTTTACATCAGATTTTGGAAGGACCTCCGCTATAAATGAACCTCATGAGTTTGGCTATTTTTGGAATTATCATTTACAATATGATGATTTGACACAAAAACTTAAAAGCCACGAAAAGAATATTGACTGGCTTCAATTATCAACGGTCATCAAAAACATGACACATAGTTTTCAAAAACCTATAGTATTTAAATCTTTTTTATTAGGCTTTCATGCTAAGTTATTTTATGAAACTTTACCTAAAAGTTGTTTTATCTATGTAAAAAGAAATATTGTGGATAATGCACTCTCTATAATTAAACTACGTGAAAAACTAAATGGAGATAAAAATTTATGGGGCTCTATTAAACCAAAACAATATCCCCAATTAAAAAATTTAACCGTTTATGAACAAGTAATAGGTCAAATTTTATGTTTAGAACATGAATATTTAGAACAATTAGAAACAATACCTCAAAAAAATAAGTTAATCTGTAACTATGAAGATATTTGTAATGATCCTACTTCTTTTTTAGAAATGGTAAACCAAAAGTTTCTTACAAACAGCGAGATTCCAATAAAGAACATCAGTCCATTTAAGATAAATAAGAGACAAATTAATGTAGATGACAAAAAAGAAATTTTAAGTGCAATAGATAAAATACATAACTTATACCCAAATTTGAAAACTATATAA
- a CDS encoding GNAT family N-acetyltransferase, which produces MEAIPNFKIITTDNPQWNELVKKSKIYDFHHTPCYHALEKKEKESPLLFVAESTQENICLPLIIKKIPKTQLYDATSVYGYAGPIANKPIDQLSKNLIIFFKKNLLDFFIENNIISVFSRLHPIFKQSNLFEKFGTVIDLNKTIALDLTLSPQEQRKDYRKSNKSEINQLKKKKGYTVTEATKEFQIEEFVSIYHENMSRVNAKDYYFFNLKYFKSLLNNPCFNCKLLVAIKDDKITAGAIFTITKSIMQYHLAGTREEYFRDTPMKLILDEARLIGNEMGLQYLHLGGGVGGSDEDSLFRFKSGFSKNFFQFSVWNLIVDKEEYDKLVLERKVKKEDYPNFFPLYRAN; this is translated from the coding sequence ATGGAAGCTATACCTAATTTTAAAATAATAACCACAGATAATCCCCAATGGAATGAACTTGTTAAAAAATCCAAAATATATGATTTTCACCATACTCCATGTTACCATGCTTTAGAAAAAAAAGAAAAAGAGTCTCCTCTGCTTTTTGTTGCTGAAAGCACTCAAGAAAATATATGCTTGCCACTTATTATAAAAAAAATACCTAAAACGCAATTATATGATGCAACCTCAGTATATGGGTACGCAGGGCCTATAGCAAATAAGCCGATAGACCAGCTTTCAAAAAATTTAATCATTTTTTTTAAAAAAAATCTCTTAGATTTTTTTATAGAAAACAATATAATAAGTGTTTTTTCGAGATTACATCCTATTTTTAAGCAATCTAATTTATTTGAAAAATTTGGAACTGTAATAGACTTAAATAAAACAATAGCCTTAGACCTTACACTCAGCCCACAAGAACAAAGAAAAGATTATAGGAAATCTAACAAGTCTGAAATTAATCAATTAAAAAAGAAAAAAGGATATACAGTTACAGAGGCAACCAAAGAATTTCAAATAGAAGAATTTGTTTCTATTTATCACGAAAATATGTCTCGAGTTAACGCAAAAGATTATTATTTTTTTAATCTAAAGTATTTTAAAAGTTTACTTAACAACCCATGCTTTAATTGCAAACTATTAGTTGCAATCAAGGATGATAAAATTACTGCTGGAGCTATTTTTACTATTACCAAGTCTATCATGCAGTACCATTTGGCTGGGACAAGAGAAGAGTATTTTAGAGATACTCCTATGAAGTTAATTTTAGATGAAGCTAGACTGATAGGAAATGAAATGGGGTTACAATACTTGCATTTAGGAGGAGGTGTTGGGGGTAGTGATGAAGATTCACTCTTTCGGTTTAAGTCAGGTTTCTCAAAAAACTTTTTTCAATTTAGTGTTTGGAACTTAATTGTAGATAAAGAAGAATATGATAAGCTAGTTTTGGAAAGAAAAGTTAAAAAAGAAGATTATCCAAACTTCTTCCCTTTATATAGAGCAAACTAA
- a CDS encoding sugar transferase → MYKNYIKPLIDFFFALLGLLLLSPIFILLSLLVWKKLGAPILFKQERPGKNGMPFYLYKFRSMTNDTDDLGNLLSNEKRLTKFGKKLRSTSLDELPSLLNVLKGDLSLVGPRPLRMRYLPYFSTKQNTRHTVRPGITGYAQVNGRSNLDWDTKLNMDVYYVENISLCLDIRILHKTFINVLFKKDTTPNNSNFEMPFDEYVKNKKNA, encoded by the coding sequence ATGTATAAAAACTACATAAAACCACTAATAGACTTTTTCTTTGCCTTATTAGGGTTATTGCTACTAAGCCCTATATTTATTTTACTTTCTCTATTGGTTTGGAAAAAATTAGGAGCACCTATTCTATTTAAGCAAGAACGTCCAGGAAAAAATGGAATGCCTTTTTATCTATACAAATTTCGTTCTATGACGAATGACACCGATGATTTAGGAAACCTACTGTCTAATGAAAAAAGACTAACTAAATTTGGTAAAAAATTAAGATCTACAAGTCTAGATGAATTACCAAGTTTACTAAATGTACTGAAAGGTGATTTAAGTCTAGTAGGGCCTAGACCTTTACGGATGAGGTATCTTCCTTATTTTTCTACAAAACAAAACACTAGACATACTGTAAGACCTGGTATTACAGGTTACGCTCAAGTCAATGGTAGAAGCAATTTAGATTGGGATACAAAGCTAAACATGGATGTATATTATGTAGAAAACATAAGCTTATGTCTAGACATTCGAATTTTACATAAAACTTTTATTAATGTTCTTTTTAAGAAAGATACTACTCCTAATAACTCTAATTTCGAAATGCCGTTTGATGAATATGTAAAGAATAAAAAAAATGCGTAA
- a CDS encoding nucleoside-diphosphate sugar epimerase/dehydratase — protein MKNKIFRALKLILSSKESRLDIRNVRYLPRWLVLGIDIFLLVCSIVLTVITLRDLHINHLQLISAWQQIVLVLGINVGFMLLYKTYAGLIRHSSFMDALKLFLASASTFLVLLIINLVVLSIVSEKIFLTSALVVYSFFSFTFLFLFRLAVKQLYEYFKIHQTGITSENAVIVGIDENAISIAAALDIEHPQRFKIKGFASTQASDKRLLILGKPVVKIKGKLSEAVKSLDATAVILSGNSLTSKQKYDMVEDCLENNIEVYNSPLVLDWSENTSVAKQVKNLQIEDLLEREPIKLHDEEKSKQLKGKVILVTGGAGSIGSEIVRQLAHFSPKQVLVLDQAETPMHTLQLELLSKHPDVDFKFIICDVTNRRRLNKLFSNNNINVIYHAAAYKHVPLMEENSPEAIITNIYGTKNIADLAVTYKVSRFVMVSTDKAVNPSNVMGASKRAAEMYVQARNFHTDKEGKKCKTKFITTRFGNVLGSNGSVVPLFKKQIEKGGPLTITHPDIIRYFMTIPEACQLVLEAGAMGKGGEIFIFDMGEPVKIMDLAVKMIKLAGFKPNQDIEIKITGLRPGEKLYEELISDTSKALPTHHEKIMIGKEVTKDFDFVDRRVFKIVEAALRYDDTDLVKKLKKLVPEFISKNSEFESLDETSENKSTKEVSL, from the coding sequence ATGAAAAACAAAATATTTCGAGCTTTAAAGCTTATTCTTTCTTCCAAAGAAAGCAGGTTGGATATCCGTAATGTTAGATACCTACCCAGGTGGTTGGTATTAGGTATCGACATTTTCCTCCTTGTCTGCTCTATTGTACTAACTGTAATTACGCTTAGAGACCTTCACATTAATCATTTGCAGCTTATTTCAGCTTGGCAACAAATAGTCCTTGTGTTAGGTATCAATGTTGGTTTTATGTTGTTATATAAAACCTATGCAGGGTTAATACGTCATTCATCCTTTATGGATGCTTTAAAATTGTTTTTGGCAAGTGCCAGCACTTTTTTAGTACTATTGATTATCAACCTTGTTGTGTTATCTATAGTTTCTGAAAAAATATTCTTAACCTCTGCATTAGTAGTTTACTCGTTCTTTTCATTTACATTTTTATTTCTGTTTAGATTAGCGGTAAAACAACTCTATGAGTATTTTAAAATCCATCAAACAGGAATTACTTCAGAAAATGCTGTAATTGTTGGAATTGACGAAAATGCTATATCAATCGCTGCTGCACTCGATATTGAGCATCCGCAACGTTTCAAAATAAAAGGTTTTGCTTCTACACAAGCTTCAGACAAACGATTATTGATTTTAGGAAAACCTGTAGTTAAAATAAAAGGTAAATTAAGTGAAGCTGTTAAAAGTCTAGATGCAACAGCCGTTATTTTATCTGGAAACTCCTTGACCTCCAAACAAAAGTATGACATGGTAGAAGACTGCCTTGAAAATAATATTGAGGTCTATAATTCTCCTTTGGTGTTAGACTGGAGTGAAAATACATCGGTAGCTAAACAAGTAAAAAACCTTCAAATTGAAGATTTATTAGAACGCGAACCTATAAAATTACACGATGAAGAAAAATCAAAACAATTAAAAGGTAAAGTAATATTAGTTACAGGCGGAGCTGGTTCTATAGGAAGTGAAATTGTTAGACAATTAGCTCATTTTAGCCCAAAACAAGTATTGGTATTAGATCAAGCCGAAACACCAATGCACACCTTACAGCTTGAGTTGTTAAGTAAACATCCCGATGTGGATTTCAAATTTATTATCTGTGATGTTACAAATAGGCGTAGGTTAAACAAATTGTTTTCAAACAACAATATCAACGTAATTTACCACGCAGCTGCCTATAAGCACGTTCCTTTAATGGAAGAAAATTCTCCAGAAGCGATTATCACAAATATTTACGGAACCAAAAATATAGCAGACCTTGCCGTAACTTATAAAGTTTCAAGGTTTGTAATGGTTTCAACCGATAAAGCGGTAAACCCTAGTAATGTAATGGGAGCTTCAAAACGTGCTGCCGAAATGTACGTACAAGCTAGAAATTTTCATACAGACAAAGAGGGGAAAAAATGCAAAACAAAATTCATTACCACTCGCTTCGGAAATGTTTTAGGCTCAAATGGAAGCGTTGTTCCATTATTTAAAAAGCAAATTGAAAAAGGAGGACCACTCACCATCACTCACCCAGATATTATTAGATATTTTATGACCATTCCCGAAGCTTGCCAATTGGTATTAGAAGCTGGTGCAATGGGTAAAGGAGGAGAAATTTTTATTTTTGATATGGGTGAGCCCGTAAAAATAATGGACTTAGCTGTAAAGATGATTAAATTGGCAGGTTTTAAGCCCAATCAAGATATCGAAATTAAGATCACCGGACTAAGGCCCGGAGAAAAGCTATATGAAGAGTTGATAAGTGATACAAGTAAAGCACTGCCTACACATCATGAAAAAATTATGATTGGTAAAGAAGTTACCAAAGATTTTGATTTTGTAGATAGAAGAGTATTTAAAATAGTTGAAGCAGCACTGCGTTATGATGATACAGATCTTGTAAAGAAATTAAAAAAACTAGTACCTGAATTTATCAGTAAAAATTCTGAATTTGAAAGCTTAGATGAAACTTCTGAAAATAAAAGCACAAAAGAAGTAAGCTTATAA
- a CDS encoding sugar transferase: MLIPFQVFLKRTIDFLFSFVGNLLSLPLIILALIISSLETRKWGIYSSTRIGQNGRPFTMWKIRTMKNIEGLDTTVTTSKDPRITPFGQFLRRTKLDELPQLWNVIKGDMSLVGPRPDVPGFADTLIGEDRILLSVRPGITGLATLAYRDEEQLLAKQKDPEQYNKEVIWPEKVRLNKYYIEHYSLWLDFKIIYKTIFGGNISV, from the coding sequence ATGCTTATTCCTTTCCAAGTTTTTTTAAAACGAACTATCGATTTTTTATTCTCTTTTGTAGGAAACTTGCTATCATTACCTTTAATAATATTAGCATTAATTATAAGTAGTCTTGAGACGAGAAAGTGGGGTATATACTCCAGTACCCGCATTGGTCAAAACGGAAGACCCTTTACCATGTGGAAAATAAGAACAATGAAGAATATTGAAGGATTAGATACAACGGTAACTACTAGCAAAGATCCTCGTATCACCCCATTTGGTCAATTTTTACGCCGGACTAAACTTGATGAACTGCCGCAATTATGGAATGTTATAAAGGGAGATATGAGTTTGGTAGGCCCTCGCCCTGATGTACCCGGATTTGCAGATACATTGATAGGTGAAGATAGAATACTACTTAGCGTTCGTCCAGGAATTACAGGACTTGCAACTTTGGCATATCGGGATGAGGAACAACTTTTAGCCAAACAAAAAGATCCAGAACAGTATAATAAAGAGGTAATTTGGCCAGAGAAAGTTCGGTTAAATAAGTATTATATTGAACATTACAGTCTTTGGTTGGATTTTAAAATTATATATAAAACGATTTTTGGAGGTAATATTTCCGTTTAG
- a CDS encoding glycosyltransferase family 4 protein, whose translation MNILFLTLADFRSIEDKGIYQDLLRVFRNEGHAVTIVNPVERRKKIGTNLNTNHGINHLQVKTLNISKTNILEKGLATVAIEYQYLKAIKKYFLDIKFDLVLYSTPPITFFKVIKYIKDRDNAFAYLLLKDIFPQNAIDMGMMKKGGLLHKYFEKKEKELYAISDTIGCMSEANKQFIIENNTNLSTEKIEVNPNTISPIFIKYNNQEKREVKKKYNIPLDKIVFVYGGNLGIPQGIDFLIETIATLNEPSAHILVIGNGTQYNRLKNWFDDKKPSNATLFNKLPKTEYSALLAACDVGLIFLDKRFTIPNFPSRLLAYLEMKKPVLAATDVNTDIGRVIESANCGYWVEAGNLIKIQNIISKLCNDNLIEMGENGWRLLQKEYLVERSYKLISEKIDV comes from the coding sequence ATGAATATTCTTTTTTTAACACTTGCTGATTTTCGCTCTATTGAAGATAAAGGTATTTATCAGGATCTTTTACGTGTTTTTAGAAATGAAGGTCATGCAGTTACTATTGTAAACCCAGTGGAAAGAAGAAAAAAAATAGGTACGAACTTAAATACCAATCACGGAATAAATCATCTTCAAGTAAAAACCTTAAATATTTCCAAAACTAATATACTAGAAAAAGGTTTGGCTACAGTGGCAATTGAATATCAGTACTTAAAAGCTATAAAAAAATATTTTTTAGATATAAAATTTGATTTGGTCTTATATTCCACACCCCCAATTACTTTTTTTAAAGTAATTAAATATATTAAAGATAGAGATAATGCCTTTGCCTATTTATTATTAAAAGATATTTTTCCTCAAAATGCAATAGATATGGGTATGATGAAAAAAGGAGGATTGCTTCATAAGTATTTTGAAAAAAAAGAGAAAGAGCTCTATGCAATATCAGATACCATTGGTTGCATGTCTGAAGCTAATAAGCAATTCATAATTGAAAACAACACTAACCTTTCTACGGAAAAAATAGAAGTAAATCCTAATACTATTAGCCCTATTTTCATTAAGTATAATAATCAAGAAAAAAGAGAGGTTAAAAAAAAGTACAACATTCCTTTAGATAAGATTGTATTCGTTTATGGTGGTAATTTGGGTATTCCTCAAGGTATTGATTTTTTAATTGAAACAATTGCTACTCTTAATGAACCTTCAGCGCATATTTTGGTGATTGGCAATGGTACTCAATATAACAGGTTGAAAAATTGGTTCGATGATAAAAAACCATCAAATGCCACTTTGTTTAATAAACTTCCCAAAACTGAATATTCTGCTTTACTTGCTGCTTGCGATGTTGGCTTAATATTTTTAGATAAAAGATTTACTATTCCGAATTTTCCTTCCCGACTATTGGCATATCTAGAAATGAAAAAACCAGTATTGGCAGCAACCGATGTAAACACAGATATTGGAAGAGTAATCGAGTCTGCAAATTGCGGTTACTGGGTCGAAGCTGGAAATCTTATAAAAATCCAGAATATTATCTCAAAATTATGTAATGATAATTTAATTGAAATGGGGGAAAATGGATGGAGGTTATTACAAAAAGAATATTTGGTAGAACGAAGCTATAAACTAATATCGGAAAAAATAGATGTATAA
- a CDS encoding DegT/DnrJ/EryC1/StrS aminotransferase family protein, whose amino-acid sequence MQDKIWLSSPHMGGTEQNYINEAFAENWIAPLGPNVTGFENDLETYLGQDAHVACVSSGTGAIHLALDMAGVEAGDEVLCQTFTFCGSSNPIKYMGATPVFVDSEAETWNMSPEFLEEAILDGIKRGKKPKAVIAVHLYGMPAKIDKIEAVCKKHNVYLIEDAAEALGSSYKNQKCGTFGDFSILSFNGNKIITTSGGGALVCRDKETKEKAIFLATQARDAAPHYQHSTIGYNYRMSNIVAGIGRGQMEVLDKHVALRRNNNKFYKNLFKEIDGINVFSEPNSDYYSNHWLTAITYEKPDNQPFIENLRLFLQKFNIESRPLWKPMHLQPVYDGAKFYGDNTASKIFKKGLCLPSGSNLSDSQKDRIENAVRTYFS is encoded by the coding sequence ATGCAAGATAAAATATGGCTTTCTTCACCTCATATGGGAGGTACAGAACAAAACTACATCAATGAGGCTTTTGCTGAAAATTGGATCGCGCCCTTAGGTCCTAATGTAACCGGTTTTGAAAACGATCTAGAAACCTACTTAGGTCAAGACGCCCACGTTGCTTGTGTTTCATCGGGTACGGGTGCTATACATTTGGCATTAGATATGGCAGGAGTAGAAGCAGGAGATGAAGTATTATGCCAAACCTTTACTTTTTGTGGTTCCTCAAATCCTATAAAATATATGGGAGCTACACCGGTTTTTGTTGATAGTGAGGCAGAAACCTGGAATATGTCACCAGAGTTTTTAGAAGAAGCAATTCTCGACGGAATAAAAAGAGGGAAAAAGCCAAAAGCTGTAATTGCTGTTCATTTATACGGTATGCCAGCAAAAATTGATAAAATTGAAGCTGTTTGTAAAAAACACAATGTTTATTTAATTGAAGATGCTGCCGAAGCATTAGGTTCTTCATATAAAAATCAAAAGTGTGGTACGTTTGGTGATTTTTCTATTTTATCGTTCAACGGAAATAAGATCATTACAACCTCTGGAGGAGGAGCCTTGGTATGTCGAGATAAAGAGACAAAAGAGAAGGCTATATTTCTAGCTACACAAGCTAGAGATGCGGCACCGCACTATCAACATTCAACAATAGGGTATAATTACCGTATGAGTAATATAGTTGCAGGTATAGGAAGAGGACAAATGGAAGTTCTTGATAAACACGTAGCATTAAGACGGAATAACAACAAATTTTATAAAAATCTATTTAAAGAAATAGATGGCATCAACGTGTTTTCTGAACCGAATTCAGATTATTATAGTAATCATTGGTTAACGGCTATAACGTACGAAAAACCCGATAATCAACCATTTATTGAAAATTTACGATTATTTTTGCAAAAATTTAACATAGAAAGTAGACCTTTGTGGAAACCAATGCACTTGCAACCTGTATATGATGGGGCCAAATTTTATGGAGACAATACGGCCTCAAAAATATTTAAAAAGGGATTGTGCTTGCCTTCAGGATCAAATTTATCTGATTCACAAAAGGATAGAATCGAAAATGCTGTGAGAACGTATTTTAGTTAA